The Piliocolobus tephrosceles isolate RC106 chromosome 4, ASM277652v3, whole genome shotgun sequence genome contains the following window.
GAAACCCCAGGCTCCTTCCGATCCGAAGGCATCTATAGGctgcctcccacccttccccagaTCGCGCTAACGGGGTTAAATGGGGTCTGAAGCTCGGGCTGGGGGCCGCGGCGACCCGAGATCCGGGCAGGAGGGTCCCGTGCCTTAGACCCCCGCGAGAGCGCCAGGCTCACACTCCGCGCCCAGCCCCCGCCCGGCTCCTCCGGCTCGGCCTGCGACCCGCGCAGCCCCTAGCCTGGCCGGCCCGGCGCGCACCGCGGTCTCCCCCCAGCGGCCGCGCGCGTGTCGCCGCGGGAGCGGGCGGCGGGGGCGGCTCGGCACAGGCAAGCCGGCGGCTCCGCCCCGCTCCCCCCCTCCCGGCCAGCAGGGCCGCCCCCTCCGCGCCGCGCTCGGCTCAGACGGAGCAGCTGCCTCTGCAATGTCAGCAGCCGCAGCGGCGGCGGCGACGCGAGCGGCAGCAGCCCGGGCCCCGCGGTAGCCGCCAGCGCGGCACGGCCCGCAGGAGCGCCAGGCGCGAGCCCGCGGCTACTCACTGCCTCCCGGGCACCGCGGGCAGCTTTGCGCGCCCCGGCGCGGCGTTCGGACTCGGGGCCAGCGCGGCCACCGCCGCGCACAAAGGACAGCAGACGCCGGGACTCGGGGGGCTGTGACCAGGGACCGGCCCGGGGACCCCCGCCCGCGCCGCGTCCCCTCCACGCCTCCCCTCCCGGGGCGGCCGGAGCGCGAGCCGGAGCGGGCCCCGTCATATGACAGCGGCGACGCCGCAACCGGCGAGCGCGCGTGCTGCCTGCTCCGCTGCGCCACGGCCGCGGGCGCCTGGGGTGGCCCTTGCCTCGCCTCGCTGAGCGGtagcccgccgccgccgccccgcgCCCCCCGCGCCCGGGCTCGCCGGCTCCGGGGGAGGAGCCGACGAGAGCCCCCAGCCGGCGCCGAGCCTAAAATGGCCACGCTGCTGCGGAAGATCGGGCTTATCCGCCTGCATAACCGGGACACCGAGGACCCCaagcaccaccacaaccaccgcGGCGGCGGCCAGCAGAGCGCGTCTCTGCGCGGCAAGGGCGGCGCCAAGAGCGGCGGGCACAAGCAACANNNNNNNNNNNNNNNNNNNNNNNNNNNNNNNNNNNNNNNNNNNNNNNNNNNNNNNNNNNNNNNNNNNNNNNNNNNNNNNNNNNNNNNNNNNNNNNNNNNNNNNNNNNNNNNNNNNNNNNNNNNNNNNNNNNNNNNNNNNNNNNNNNNNNNNNNNNNNNNNNNNNNNNNNNNNNNNNNNNNNNNNNNNNNNNNNNNNNNNNNNNNNNNNNNNNNNNNNNNNNNNNNNNNNNNNNNNNNNNNNNNNNNNNNNNNNNNNNNNNNNNNNNNNNNNNNNNNNNNNNNNNNNNNNNNNNNNNNNNNNNNNNNNNNNNNNNNNNNNNNNNNNNNNNNNNNNNNNNNNNNNNNNNNNNNNNNNNNNNNNNNNNNNNNNNNNNNNNNNNNNNNNNNNNNNNNNNNNNNNCGCGGGGGCCCCCGGCCCCCGCGAGAGGGCGGCGGGCGCCAGGGCGGGGCCGGGcccggcggtggcggcggcggcgggcggcaGCCTGGTCCCTGCGGCGCGCCAGCAGCACTGCACGCAGGTGCGCAGCCGGCGGCTCATGAAGGAGCTGCAGGACATCGCGCGCCTTAGCGACCGCTTCATCTCCGTGGAGCTGGTGGACGAGAGCCTGTTCGACTGGAACGTGAAGCTGCACCAGGTGGACAAGGACTCGGTGCTGTGGCAGGACATGAAGGAAACCAACACCGAGTTCATTCTGCTCAATCTCACCTTCCCCGACAACTTCCCCTTCTCGCCGCCCTTCATGCGGGTGCTCAGCCCGCGCCTGGAGAACGGCTACGTGTTGGACGGCGGCGCCATCTGCATGGAGCTGCTCACGCCGCGCGGCTGGTCCAGCGCCTACACCGTGGAGGCCGTCATGCGCCAGTTCGCAGCCAGCCTGGTCAAGGGCCAGGTAAGGCGCGCGCGCCAGAGCGGCGGGGCTGGGGGCGCGGGGCGGCAATCGGGTCTGCAGCGCCGCCGGGCGCCCGGGCCCCGAGATGAGGGCCTGCGTCGGCCCCTCCGGCCATCTAGCTCCCGGCTCTGTCTACACCAGCGCCCCACGGGGATGCTCCAAGCGCCTCCTGAGCGTTTTCTTCCTGCTCCTGCTTTCCGTCCCGTCTCTCCCGTCTCGGTCTGGTCTCGGTCTCTGCTGCCGGTCTCTCTGGTCTCTCTAGCTTGCTCGTTCTCTCCTGATCCCTCCATAATTCTCTCCCACTTCTCTTCCTTAGCCTCCCTCTCTCATACCGtcctctccctttcctcctgGACTCTTTCTCCCCTCACCCCTTTCTCTGTCCCCCCATCTATTCCCACCCccattccttttccattttttccttctccacCTTCCCTGGCTCCCCTACTCTTCTTTCCCCTCCATCTCCCCTTTTCTTGCCCCTCCCTTGTCTGCTCCTCAATCTCCTGTCCCTATAATCTCTATGAAGGTGAGAACTTTTCCTGGACCTCAGGATTTAAGTGTCCGACCCAGCTGatctcccacccacccccaacaccccctacacacacacacacacacacacacacacacacacacacacggttccGCAGAAGGCTCCGGTGGGAGGTCTGCAGGTGGGTGCTCTGGGGAGGGACAGCTGCTTGCTTGATAAATCCCCACCCCTGCCTTCTTCTGGGCTGCCTCCTGGAAAGGTGAAAATTTTGCTCTTGGGAGCTCACTCTAGAGAGGCAGAGGTGTGGTTTGGGCATTCCCTTAAGGGACAAGACCAGACCCCGTCACAGCAATGCCTGTTCTTCCCTCAGAGCACCCCCTTCCTTCCCCTAACCCGTTAGGACCACCACCTCTGGGGTAGACGTTCCAGGTCTTGGTGTCTTTCAGACCTGCTTCTTTTTCCTCATCCCCTCACCCCACTGCCCCAAGCAGTTAAAACCCTTTATCAGAGCTAAAGATTTTAACGAAATACCAATATAAGGGCCAAACAGTTCTGAGCCTTCTCACCTATTGCATCAGATGGCAGCTTTATGCCAACAAACCCCAAAGTACTTAAGAGCAGGGTGAGTGAGTGATGGTGTTATCTGCTCCAATTGTATGCTGTCGCCTGCGGTTGAGTTCTCTGGTGTTTTCCTGAATCAATATTAAGCATTACTTAAGAACATTACGTTGCTATGTGGATATTTATGaaaaatcattgttttctttaaaagaccCCGAATGACCTCGGCTTGATCTTTCTACAGGCGGCCTATCAGAAGCCACCGCTTCTTCCCTGCCTGACCTGTGTGTCTGTCCCTTTCACTGCAGGCTGTTTCATACTAATCAAATAATGCTTGTTCTGCCAATTTCACTAAAGCTGGAACCCCTGGGATTCCAAACAAATAGCATCCTAACTCCAGCAGAGAAGGTCAGGTAATTCCTGACCCATCCTGCCAGGCTCTCTTTTCTAAGGTTTAGGTTCCACATATTTCCCGAGTTAGAAATAGTGTGGATGTAACAACTCTAGAAAAACATCTTCAGCTGAGGGAGGCTTAGTGCTTTAATAGCAGAGGTTTATTTTCCATCCTGCAGTTAAATATTGAGTCTGATGAGAGGTTCACGTGATAGAATGCAAGCATGGGGTGTAGGCAAtctcaagttttatttttcaaataggaTTTATACAAATGATGTGGAAGAATTCTTTGCAGAAATGCCTTGGTTATTTGCTTCTTGAATCATTGCTAATGAGAATTCTTTGGAACAGGCTgttattgtttttcattcttcacAGTGAGGATGACATTGGGGATCAGGGGAGAGGAATGTGTATTCCCTTCAGAGTCCTAACGTTTAAGACTTGGAAGAGATCTTAGAGAGGAACTGGACCACTGCCTATAGtttgaaagatgaaagaaaataaaggtttgAAATGAGAAATGGggacttttttttaagagagagaggaaCCTTAGGAAATTAAATGCTTCCCATTTTTACATTAATGCTCTGAGTTGTAATAGTTCCTTTGG
Protein-coding sequences here:
- the UBE2QL1 gene encoding ubiquitin-conjugating enzyme E2Q-like protein 1 — translated: MATLLRKIGLIRLHNRDTEDPKHHHNHRGGGQQSASLRGKGGAKSGGHNAGAPGPRERAAGARAGPGPAVAAAAGGSLVPAARQQHCTQVRSRRLMKELQDIARLSDRFISVELVDESLFDWNVKLHQVDKDSVLWQDMKETNTEFILLNLTFPDNFPFSPPFMRVLSPRLENGYVLDGGAICMELLTPRGWSSAYTVEAVMRQFAASLVKGQGRICRKAGKSKKSFSRKEAEATFKSLVKTHEKYGWVTPPVSDG